A part of Aegilops tauschii subsp. strangulata cultivar AL8/78 chromosome 2, Aet v6.0, whole genome shotgun sequence genomic DNA contains:
- the LOC109771490 gene encoding uncharacterized protein, with protein sequence MANYCFLVHPLSGAFDGCEFLCVPRTENEAADTLAKIGSTWQAIPSSVSLEHLRTPSIKPSPDFESIFISENPAAPPPNPEYPDSGPGAPDPGPRAASSDPRDKGIEILLDIHQGECEHHAASRSLVAKAFRHGFY encoded by the exons ATGGCCAACTACTGCTTCCTGGTCCACCCACTCTCTGGCGCCTTCGACGGGTGCGAGTTCCTCTGCGTTCCCCGCACGGAAAACGAAGCCGCCGACACCCTCGCCAAGATAGGCTCAACCTGGCAAGCAATCCCATCCAGCGTCTCCCTCGAGCACTTGCGGacgccgtccatcaagccgtctcccgACTTCGAGTCCATCTTCATCTCGGAAAACCCCGCGGCACCCCCACCCAACCCTGAATATCCCGACTCCGGCCCAGGGGCTCCCGACCCTGGCCCGAGGGCTGCTAGCTCCGACCCGAGG GACAAGGGCATAGAGATTCTACtcgacatccaccaaggcgagtgcgaGCACCACGCCGCCTCGAGGTCCCtggtggccaaagctttccgccacggcttCTACTAG
- the LOC141040995 gene encoding uncharacterized protein translates to MVGPFKTARGGMPHLLVAIDKFTKWIEARPIKKLYRLTVIRFVKDIVGALAQYCSVSGIRLDLASVAHPQSDGQFERENDLILAGIKPRLIEPLLRSLGS, encoded by the exons ATGGTGGGGCCCTTCAAGACCGCCCGAGGCGGCATGCCACATTTGCTGGTGgccattgacaagttcaccaagtggatcgaggcgCGTCCAATCAAGAAGCTCTACAGGCTGACTGTTATCCGATTCGTCAAAGACATCGTG ggcgcATTGGCGCAATACTGCTCTGTATCCGGCATCCGGCTCGACCTGGCCTCCGTCGCGCATCCTCAGTCCGACGGCCAATTCGAGCGGGAAAACGACCTGATCTTGGCCGGCATCAAGCCGCGACTCATCGAGCCCCTCTTGCGTTCACTTGGCAGCTAG
- the LOC109771470 gene encoding probable proline transporter 2 yields MDATKRQQQQHDEEALSNSSPPASSSWASTSSSSCLPGSGDTDRAPLLPCKMADDEKVDRLDVSDDTAHQISVDPWYQVGFVLTTGVNSAYVLGYSGSIMVPLGWIGGTCGLILAAAISMYANALLGRLHEIGGKRHIRYRDLAGHIYGRKMYALTWALQYINLFMINTGFIILAGQALKAIYVLFRDDGLLKLPYCIALSGFVCALFAFGIPYLSALRIWLGFSTVFSLIYIVIAFVLSLRDGITAPAKDYSIPGSESTRVFTTIGAVANLVFAYNTGMLPEIQATIRPPVVKNMEKALWFQFTVGSLPLYAVTFMGYWAYGSSTSSYLLNSVHGPAWIKVVANLSAFLQTVIALHIFASPMYEYLDTRFGSGHGGPFAIHNVVFRVGVRGGYLAVNTLVAAMLPFLGDFMSLTGALSTFPLTFVLANHMYLMVKGPKLSAFQKGWHWLNVVGFSLLSVTAAAAALRLIILDSSTYHLFADM; encoded by the exons ATGGAT GCCACGAAGCGGCAGCAGCAACAGCACGACGAGGAAGCACTCTCCAACTCTTCTCCTCCCGCTTCTTCTTCCTGGGCGTCAACCTCTTCCTCCTCTTGCTTGCCTGGCTCAGGGGACACGGACAGGGCGCCGCTGCTGCCCTGCAAGATGGCCGACGATGAAAAGGTCGACAGGCTCGACGTTTCTGATGATACGGCCCACCAGATTAGCGTTG ATCCTTGGTATCAAGTTGGATTTGTGCTGACAACAGGGGTCAATAGTGCATATGTTCTTGGATACTCTGGGTCGATTATGGTCCCTTTGGGCTGGATTGGTGGAACATGCGGCTTGATCCTGGCTGCTGCAATCTCGATGTATGCAAATGCTCTGCTTGGTCGCCTCCATGAAATTGGTGGGAAACGCCATATTAGATACAGAGATCTTGCTGGACATATATATG GAAGAAAAATGTATGCGCTTACATGGGCTCTGCAGTATATTAATCTTTTCATGATCAACACTGGCTTTATCATCTTAGCTGGCCAAGCACTGAAG GCAATATACGTCCTCTTTAGAGATGACGGACTTCTCAAACTTCCCTACTGCATAGCATTATCTGGGTTTGTCTGTGCTCTTTTTGCATTTGGAATTCCTTACCTATCTGCTCTCCGAATTTGGTTGGGATTCTCCACTGTTTTCAGTCTCATCTATATCGTGATAGCATTTGTGCTGTCGCTTAGAGATG GCATAACAGCACCTGCAAAAGATTACAGTATTCCTGGATCAGAGTCAACTAGAGTCTTCACTACGATAGGTGCTGTAGCAAATCTTGTATTTGCGTACAACACTGGAATGCTACCAGAAATTCAA GCAACCATAAGGCCTCCTGTGGTCAAGAACATGGAGAAAGCTCTCTGGTTCCAGTTCACTGTTGGTTCATTGCCTCTGTATGCTGTGACCTTTATGGGATACTGGGCTTACGGATCCTCAACCTCGAGTTATCTACTGAATAGCGTCCATGGTCCAGCTTGGATAAAAGTTGTGGCAAATCTCTCGGCCTTTCTTCAGACTGTCATAGCATTACAT ATATTTGCAAGCCCAATGTATGAGTACTTGGACACAAGATTCGGCAGCGGACACGGTGGGCCTTTTGCAATCCATAATGTTGTGTTCAGAGTTGGTGTGAGAGGAGGCTACCTGGCGGTGAACACGTTGGTGGCTGCGATGCTCCCGTTCCTTGGCGACTTCATGAGCCTGACCGGCGCCCTGAGCACCTTCCCCCTCACGTTCGTTCTTGCCAACCACATGTACCTGATGGTGAAGGGGCCCAAACTTTCTGCCTTCCAGAAAGGTTGGCACTGGCTGAATGTTGTTGGGTTCAGCTTGTTGTCGGTCACGGCTGCAGCCGCCGCGCTCAGGCTTATCATTCTGGATTCCAGTACCTACCACTTATTTGCTGATATGTGA